A stretch of the Bdellovibrio sp. 22V genome encodes the following:
- a CDS encoding response regulator → MKNRVLIVEDDLALRPLWEFVLLKQFTEYHLDWAMSAEEAKQMLSASIKFDAPYALIVTDFFLMGVETGLDVLRHAARGFHHCPIILVSQVDEDILRRVYGEALEDMLVLTKPVSASQCGGALDKFFSVDK, encoded by the coding sequence ATGAAAAATAGAGTTTTGATCGTTGAGGATGATTTGGCGCTCAGACCCCTTTGGGAGTTCGTACTGCTTAAGCAGTTTACGGAATATCACCTGGATTGGGCGATGAGCGCGGAAGAAGCCAAACAAATGCTCTCTGCTTCCATCAAATTCGATGCTCCGTACGCTTTGATTGTAACGGATTTCTTTTTGATGGGAGTGGAGACAGGACTGGATGTTCTTCGCCACGCCGCCCGCGGTTTTCACCACTGTCCTATTATTCTGGTGTCGCAAGTCGATGAGGATATTTTACGGCGTGTTTACGGTGAAGCCCTTGAAGATATGCTTGTGCTCACCAAGCCTGTGTCGGCTTCCCAGTGTGGCGGGGCTCTAGATAAGTTTTTCTCTGTGGATAAATAA
- a CDS encoding OmpA family protein — MKKLILIGTAAAILSAGCASTKENPNTAKGAGIGAAIGGLAGAVIGHQTGKRNEGALIGAAIGAGLGGAVGHRMDQQAKELAKIAETKRTEQGLITKLKSDILFDTGKSDLKPAAATNINELAAIMKKYPENVLTIKGYTDDTGAAVVNNPLSQHRADAVRRQLVAAGIPAGTVTAIGMGSMNPVDPAKTKEARAKNRRVEIEITVDESKVPKKS, encoded by the coding sequence ATGAAGAAGCTAATTCTTATCGGAACAGCTGCGGCGATTTTATCTGCAGGCTGTGCATCAACTAAAGAAAACCCTAACACGGCAAAAGGCGCAGGTATTGGCGCGGCGATCGGCGGTCTTGCAGGTGCAGTGATCGGGCATCAAACAGGCAAACGCAACGAAGGCGCTTTGATTGGTGCTGCTATCGGTGCGGGTCTCGGCGGCGCTGTCGGGCATCGCATGGATCAACAAGCAAAGGAATTGGCGAAAATCGCTGAAACAAAAAGAACAGAACAAGGCCTTATCACGAAATTGAAAAGCGACATTCTTTTCGACACAGGCAAATCTGATTTGAAACCGGCGGCAGCGACGAACATCAATGAGCTGGCTGCGATCATGAAGAAGTATCCAGAGAACGTACTGACGATCAAAGGTTACACAGACGATACAGGTGCGGCTGTTGTGAACAACCCACTTTCTCAACATCGCGCGGATGCTGTTCGCAGACAGCTTGTGGCGGCAGGTATTCCAGCAGGAACTGTCACAGCCATCGGTATGGGCTCTATGAACCCTGTGGATCCAGCGAAAACAAAAGAAGCTCGCGCTAAAAATCGTCGCGTGGAAATTGAAATCACTGTCGACGAATCCAAAGTTCCTAAGAAATCTTAA
- a CDS encoding SIMPL domain-containing protein (The SIMPL domain is named for its presence in mouse protein SIMPL (signalling molecule that associates with mouse pelle-like kinase). Bacterial member BP26, from Brucella, was shown to assemble into a channel-like structure, while YggE from E. coli has been associated with resistance to oxidative stress.) codes for MKRILGSVLVAISLLASGAHAEDKLIVVNGVAEKSLDPNMVHLNVEVWSKAATAKQAQQLAANQFKAVKKSFDDFKIKKEDIQTENYALNPEYEYEQKTGRNKMIGFRVSQSLVVTLRKVEDAGAFLDSLVTEKKAMDSGVNVNNLTWDSDKRNQVETAALGDAVRAAKMKAEEIAKAAGVKVKGVSRISHMTSNNNPPSPVFRNFGMKSAVMEAASTDVAPGQIKVRVEVTAEYDIN; via the coding sequence ATGAAAAGAATTTTAGGATCGGTTCTAGTGGCAATCTCTCTTTTGGCTAGCGGGGCCCATGCGGAAGACAAGTTGATCGTCGTCAACGGTGTCGCGGAAAAATCACTCGACCCCAATATGGTTCACTTGAACGTGGAAGTTTGGAGCAAAGCTGCAACGGCCAAACAGGCCCAACAATTGGCAGCAAATCAATTTAAAGCCGTTAAAAAAAGTTTCGATGATTTTAAAATCAAAAAAGAAGACATCCAAACCGAGAACTATGCTCTGAATCCCGAATACGAGTACGAACAAAAAACCGGTCGCAATAAAATGATCGGCTTCCGCGTAAGCCAAAGTCTGGTGGTCACTCTTCGTAAGGTCGAGGACGCGGGCGCTTTCCTGGATTCTTTGGTCACAGAAAAGAAGGCAATGGATTCAGGTGTCAACGTCAACAACCTGACTTGGGACTCTGACAAAAGAAATCAAGTCGAAACAGCGGCGCTCGGCGATGCGGTTCGCGCAGCGAAAATGAAAGCGGAAGAAATCGCAAAAGCGGCGGGTGTGAAAGTGAAAGGCGTTTCGCGTATCAGTCACATGACGTCTAATAACAATCCACCATCGCCGGTCTTTCGTAATTTCGGAATGAAGTCGGCAGTCATGGAGGCGGCTTCAACAGATGTAGCTCCAGGGCAAATCAAAGTGCGCGTTGAAGTGACAGCTGAGTACGATATCAACTAA
- a CDS encoding cell wall hydrolase, protein MKKFVGSLLGFVVISFSAQANDASCLPCSTSNEGLSKMAMNTILQSPTCLKRAGDESNEAIVEKNKLTDFELLARLTFAEGISTNMEKCAKYGASVYESIAWGVHSRVELAAKNPRYAQSFGKGYRGVIFKKAQFNPAVSKKSSYSKLFLCPTEHPKWKTYWQHATSAANKILVEGKKSPFTKAPTHFYYPQSSQATQPPVAWADLTKRKAQKAYLKGVKIDGNAFSNECVQFFAY, encoded by the coding sequence ATGAAGAAGTTCGTTGGCTCTCTGCTTGGTTTTGTTGTCATCAGCTTTTCGGCGCAAGCCAACGACGCTTCTTGCCTTCCTTGCAGCACCAGCAACGAAGGTCTTTCTAAAATGGCCATGAACACGATTCTGCAGTCTCCAACGTGTCTGAAGCGCGCCGGGGATGAGTCGAATGAAGCCATTGTGGAAAAAAACAAACTGACGGATTTTGAACTTCTGGCGCGACTGACTTTCGCTGAAGGTATTTCCACAAACATGGAAAAATGCGCGAAATACGGCGCCTCCGTTTATGAAAGCATTGCCTGGGGCGTGCACAGCCGGGTCGAGCTGGCAGCGAAAAATCCTCGTTACGCACAAAGTTTTGGCAAAGGCTATCGCGGCGTGATTTTTAAGAAAGCGCAATTCAATCCGGCGGTTTCTAAGAAATCATCTTACTCGAAACTCTTCCTCTGCCCGACAGAACATCCGAAATGGAAAACGTATTGGCAGCATGCAACAAGTGCCGCTAACAAAATTCTTGTGGAAGGAAAGAAAAGTCCTTTCACAAAAGCACCAACACATTTTTATTATCCGCAAAGTTCGCAGGCCACTCAGCCGCCTGTGGCGTGGGCCGACCTGACAAAACGAAAAGCCCAAAAAGCTTATCTGAAAGGCGTCAAGATTGACGGGAACGCATTCAGCAACGAATGCGTTCAGTTTTTCGCTTATTAG
- a CDS encoding GyrI-like domain-containing protein, with amino-acid sequence MKYVLLFIGVMLISFGVFLATYLGAFKGVDISESSQGPFKTVFIEHVGPYHKVNKVIEQVEKYMQSQGAPCGRTFGEYLDDPQTVEEARLRSKVGCIVETVPANLPENLHAGEIPAKKYVVAVFTGSPGIGPLKVYPRVNDYMLERNLKQEGAVIEIYEIHSITEKSAMTTTYLFPVQ; translated from the coding sequence ATGAAGTACGTATTGTTGTTTATCGGTGTGATGTTGATTTCTTTCGGGGTCTTCTTGGCCACTTATCTGGGCGCTTTTAAAGGCGTGGACATCAGCGAATCCTCGCAAGGGCCTTTTAAAACAGTTTTTATTGAACATGTCGGTCCTTATCACAAAGTGAACAAGGTGATCGAACAGGTTGAAAAGTACATGCAATCTCAGGGTGCACCTTGCGGCCGTACTTTTGGTGAATATTTGGATGATCCGCAAACAGTGGAAGAAGCGCGCCTTCGCTCGAAAGTCGGCTGCATCGTGGAAACAGTTCCTGCGAACCTTCCGGAAAACCTTCACGCGGGCGAAATTCCTGCAAAAAAATATGTGGTCGCGGTTTTCACGGGTTCCCCGGGCATTGGCCCCTTGAAAGTCTATCCGCGCGTGAACGACTACATGCTTGAGCGTAACTTGAAACAAGAAGGTGCTGTGATTGAAATCTACGAGATTCACTCGATCACAGAGAAAAGCGCTATGACCACAACATATTTATTCCCGGTGCAATAG
- a CDS encoding thioredoxin family protein produces MATTFTPFPDIGNDCPDFNLLGVDGKSYGLKNFPKGSPLVVMFICNHCPYVKAVEDRLIQLGHDLQKMNVPVVAICANDEVTYPEDSFENLKKRAEEKKYPFIYLQDKTQDVAKAFGAVCTPDFFVYDKDHKLSYRGRLDDSWKDENKVTKRELFEAVKKLNNGEKLSEDQTPSMGCSIKWI; encoded by the coding sequence ATGGCAACGACATTCACTCCTTTTCCAGACATCGGTAATGACTGCCCCGATTTCAACCTGCTGGGTGTCGACGGAAAGTCGTATGGTCTTAAGAATTTCCCCAAAGGATCGCCTTTGGTTGTGATGTTTATCTGCAATCACTGTCCTTACGTGAAAGCGGTTGAAGACCGCCTGATTCAGTTAGGTCACGATTTGCAAAAGATGAATGTTCCCGTGGTCGCGATTTGCGCCAATGATGAAGTCACTTATCCGGAAGACTCTTTTGAAAATCTGAAAAAACGCGCTGAGGAAAAAAAATATCCTTTCATTTATCTGCAGGATAAAACGCAGGATGTGGCAAAAGCCTTTGGCGCCGTTTGCACGCCGGATTTCTTTGTTTATGACAAAGATCACAAACTTTCCTACCGCGGTCGCCTGGACGATTCTTGGAAAGACGAAAACAAAGTCACGAAACGTGAGCTTTTCGAAGCTGTTAAAAAATTAAATAACGGAGAAAAACTCTCTGAAGATCAAACGCCTTCTATGGGCTGCTCAATCAAGTGGATTTAA
- a CDS encoding biotin synthetase has translation MTDTPLADIRIGQITSQWAENNHLFVSYKSQQDSTNALAKSEAFEENLLQESLCLYLTDHQTAGRGRGKNTWLDAQPGSSLLSSWSFLLSVKPQPTTACLVGLAVYRACTATWPFLPWNLKAPNDIYIGDKKVAGILLETLVQGDDVRLIVGFGFNVTASPELETATSLIESLPTGVPLLGQDYLAFLDRFLFELTDAVSHCEEQLSPTDQLSLLMALNFHPLLKEKYTGLEADGSLHIGDKKISWMDL, from the coding sequence ATGACAGACACTCCTTTGGCGGATATTCGCATCGGGCAAATCACTTCGCAATGGGCGGAGAACAACCATCTTTTTGTTTCTTATAAATCGCAACAAGACAGCACCAATGCTTTGGCGAAAAGCGAAGCGTTTGAAGAAAATCTTTTGCAAGAGTCTTTATGTCTGTATCTGACCGATCATCAAACAGCGGGCCGTGGGCGCGGAAAAAACACATGGTTGGATGCGCAACCAGGCAGCTCACTTCTTTCTTCCTGGTCTTTCTTGTTAAGTGTAAAACCGCAGCCAACGACGGCATGCCTGGTAGGCTTGGCGGTCTATAGAGCTTGCACGGCAACGTGGCCGTTCCTGCCCTGGAATCTTAAAGCTCCGAATGATATTTACATTGGTGATAAAAAAGTCGCCGGCATTTTGCTTGAGACCTTGGTGCAAGGTGATGACGTGCGCTTGATCGTGGGCTTCGGCTTTAACGTCACGGCGTCGCCGGAACTTGAAACAGCGACCAGCTTGATTGAGTCTTTGCCGACAGGTGTTCCGCTTTTAGGTCAGGACTATCTCGCTTTCTTGGATCGTTTTCTGTTTGAATTGACAGATGCCGTTTCTCATTGCGAGGAACAACTCAGCCCTACGGACCAGCTTTCTCTTTTGATGGCGCTCAACTTTCATCCCCTGTTGAAAGAAAAGTACACAGGATTGGAAGCCGATGGCAGCCTGCATATTGGCGATAAAAAAATCAGCTGGATGGATTTGTAA
- the nadC gene encoding carboxylating nicotinate-nucleotide diphosphorylase — protein MTLLELIRAAIKEDMPHGDVTTESLALKPRPGRARLKAKEDIVLSGAMAFEQSMQALEPSARVKWHFEEGDEVLKNQIICTIEGDLVQILKAERVALNFLGHLSGIATHTRRFVKEIAGTKTKILDTRKTTPAFRELEKKAVVHGGGVNHRMNLSDAILIKDNHISVMGGIKQAITRVREHSQLPIEVEARTLEEVKEAVEMKAQRLLLDNMDNETLKKALAMIPAEIETEASGNMNLQRVRSVAEIGVNYISVGALTHSAPCADVSLVFQWED, from the coding sequence ATGACGTTGCTTGAACTCATTCGCGCTGCCATCAAAGAAGACATGCCTCACGGCGATGTTACGACAGAATCTTTAGCTCTTAAACCTCGTCCCGGTCGCGCCCGCTTGAAAGCCAAGGAAGACATCGTTTTATCTGGCGCGATGGCTTTTGAACAATCCATGCAAGCCTTAGAGCCAAGCGCCCGCGTGAAGTGGCATTTCGAAGAAGGCGACGAAGTTCTAAAAAATCAAATCATCTGCACGATTGAAGGCGACCTTGTACAAATCCTGAAAGCCGAGCGTGTCGCTCTGAATTTCTTGGGTCACTTGTCCGGGATTGCGACACACACGCGTCGCTTCGTGAAAGAGATCGCGGGAACAAAAACAAAAATTCTCGATACGCGCAAGACGACTCCAGCCTTTCGTGAACTGGAAAAGAAAGCCGTCGTTCACGGTGGCGGCGTCAATCACCGCATGAATCTCAGTGATGCTATCTTGATTAAAGACAATCACATTTCCGTTATGGGCGGCATCAAACAAGCTATCACGCGCGTTCGTGAGCACAGCCAATTGCCTATTGAAGTTGAAGCTCGCACTTTAGAAGAAGTCAAAGAGGCCGTTGAAATGAAGGCGCAACGTCTTCTTCTCGACAATATGGATAATGAGACACTTAAGAAAGCCTTGGCGATGATCCCGGCGGAAATCGAAACCGAAGCCAGCGGCAATATGAACCTACAAAGAGTTCGCTCTGTCGCAGAGATCGGCGTGAATTATATTTCTGTCGGCGCTTTGACTCACTCGGCTCCCTGCGCGGACGTCAGCCTTGTATTTCAGTGGGAGGACTAA
- a CDS encoding response regulator gives MALRVLLADESSTIKKVMQLALSDFGVEVKAVPVGLDVLSVTKSFKPEIIFADVLLTKRSGYEVCADIKNDPETAHIPVVLMWSGFMEIDEAKATECRADRRLEKPFDADHLRSIVTDLVQKTKSNPISNFLSFPEMPEFEETPTEQSEDIYAIPEAKEEGFAALPEIESAEAHPLEVSGEEFSAVPLTTPKAEDEHDEGGWAHQDLTKFKINLPETESNDFASKFVIPQDDELSQAHIEMDGDFEEISFAKPEPSAGTKTKIPADSFVSKVEKSVKEQMMETLQKGTAKTAASNAQPNTQSKVDLNANMMEKIVREEAREVIESICWKVLPEIAERVIREEINKILRETEKSI, from the coding sequence ATGGCTTTACGCGTCTTACTTGCAGATGAGAGTTCCACAATCAAAAAAGTAATGCAACTGGCATTGTCTGACTTCGGTGTCGAGGTCAAGGCAGTTCCCGTAGGCCTCGATGTCTTATCTGTCACCAAATCCTTCAAACCTGAGATCATCTTCGCCGATGTTCTTTTGACAAAACGCTCAGGTTACGAAGTTTGCGCGGATATCAAAAACGATCCTGAAACAGCTCACATTCCTGTTGTTTTAATGTGGAGTGGTTTCATGGAAATCGATGAAGCCAAAGCCACAGAATGCCGCGCGGACCGTCGTCTTGAAAAGCCTTTTGATGCCGATCACTTGCGCTCCATTGTGACAGATCTTGTCCAAAAAACAAAATCGAATCCTATCTCTAATTTTTTAAGCTTCCCTGAAATGCCGGAGTTTGAAGAAACACCGACAGAGCAGAGCGAAGATATTTACGCAATCCCTGAAGCTAAAGAAGAAGGCTTTGCGGCTCTTCCTGAAATCGAAAGCGCGGAAGCCCATCCTTTAGAGGTTTCCGGCGAAGAGTTTTCAGCGGTTCCTTTGACAACGCCGAAAGCGGAAGACGAACACGATGAAGGCGGATGGGCGCACCAAGATCTCACGAAATTCAAAATCAATTTGCCAGAGACGGAATCCAACGATTTCGCGTCAAAGTTTGTGATTCCGCAAGATGATGAACTTTCACAAGCGCATATCGAAATGGACGGCGATTTTGAAGAAATCAGCTTTGCCAAGCCCGAGCCTTCTGCGGGAACAAAAACGAAAATTCCTGCAGATTCTTTTGTTTCCAAAGTAGAAAAATCCGTGAAAGAGCAAATGATGGAGACGCTGCAAAAAGGAACTGCCAAAACAGCGGCCTCTAATGCTCAGCCCAATACACAATCCAAGGTGGACTTGAACGCAAATATGATGGAAAAGATTGTTCGTGAGGAAGCTCGCGAAGTGATTGAATCCATTTGCTGGAAAGTCCTTCCCGAGATCGCGGAACGTGTGATCCGCGAAGAAATCAATAAAATCCTCCGCGAAACAGAAAAGTCCATCTAG
- the lptG gene encoding LPS export ABC transporter permease LptG yields the protein MNRIDRYTSWLFWGYFIGGLLVFLTIFTAVDAMSTMVNYKGVTTTALLNYYLYSFPEIIQKLLPVACLMGTILTLSSLNKANELVALFASGMSLLRISLPVLSWVVMVSAVGYWATDRVLPKTMKEKNYIFYYDIKKEPHRFSTIKTDKIWYRSKNSIFNIQTLNAKGDRAQGLTMYFFNEAWDLVQMITARDVEIKGAQWLLEHGAVTVFSKDSSFPLTSQFKKKNIVMAEDSKDLQSAGQTADMMSQKELKHFIEKNKNAGLDTVAYEVDYHAKISFAFAGLVMCLLGIPFSVGRARSGGTMLNIGICLGLVFAYYVFYSSGITLGQHGTVPPYIAAWAPNIVMSILALVLLKRLKR from the coding sequence GTGAACAGAATCGATCGATATACATCATGGTTATTTTGGGGTTATTTCATCGGCGGGCTTTTGGTCTTTTTGACGATCTTTACCGCTGTGGATGCCATGTCCACGATGGTGAACTATAAGGGCGTTACGACGACAGCTCTCCTAAACTACTATCTGTATTCTTTTCCAGAGATTATTCAGAAACTTCTTCCGGTCGCCTGTTTAATGGGCACGATTCTGACCCTTTCTAGCTTGAACAAAGCTAATGAACTCGTTGCGTTATTTGCCAGCGGGATGAGCCTCCTGCGCATTTCTTTGCCGGTTTTATCGTGGGTCGTAATGGTTTCGGCGGTGGGGTATTGGGCGACCGACCGGGTGCTGCCGAAAACAATGAAAGAAAAGAATTATATTTTCTATTACGACATCAAAAAAGAGCCGCATCGTTTTTCCACGATCAAGACGGACAAGATTTGGTATCGCTCGAAAAATTCTATTTTTAATATTCAGACGTTGAATGCCAAAGGAGATCGTGCTCAGGGACTGACGATGTATTTCTTTAATGAAGCCTGGGATCTCGTGCAAATGATCACCGCGCGTGATGTGGAGATCAAAGGGGCGCAATGGCTTCTGGAGCATGGGGCCGTGACGGTCTTTTCGAAGGACTCAAGCTTTCCTTTAACAAGTCAATTTAAGAAAAAGAATATCGTGATGGCCGAGGACTCCAAAGACCTGCAAAGCGCAGGGCAGACGGCCGATATGATGTCACAAAAAGAACTCAAGCACTTTATCGAAAAGAACAAAAATGCCGGCTTGGATACGGTGGCTTACGAGGTCGACTATCACGCTAAAATCAGCTTTGCTTTTGCCGGGTTGGTGATGTGTCTTTTAGGCATCCCTTTTAGTGTCGGCAGGGCCCGTTCCGGCGGAACGATGCTGAATATCGGGATCTGTCTGGGCTTGGTCTTTGCCTATTATGTATTTTATTCCTCGGGAATCACTTTAGGGCAGCATGGAACCGTTCCGCCATATATCGCAGCATGGGCCCCCAATATTGTGATGTCGATCTTGGCCTTGGTCCTTCTCAAAAGGCTGAAACGTTGA
- the def gene encoding peptide deformylase yields the protein MIMKILTFPDPKLREVSQPVETFGPELKKLADDMIETMYDANGIGLAAPQVGELKRMVVIDTRPKDDKGRRYKYEEMTELEKAVPQPLVLINPQIVKGEGKTTFDEGCLSIPGYYETVERYNYIEMKAYDVNGKEFIVKTDGLLAICMQHELDHLEGTLFIDHLSFVKGNKIKNQIKKYGYPVKEKAEEAGDSSDREKLEV from the coding sequence ATGATCATGAAAATCCTCACATTCCCTGACCCGAAGTTGCGCGAAGTTTCGCAACCGGTAGAAACCTTTGGTCCCGAGCTGAAGAAGCTCGCCGATGACATGATCGAGACAATGTATGACGCGAATGGCATCGGCTTGGCAGCTCCGCAAGTAGGTGAGTTAAAACGCATGGTCGTGATCGACACGCGTCCTAAAGACGACAAAGGTCGACGCTACAAGTACGAAGAAATGACGGAACTAGAAAAAGCAGTTCCGCAACCTCTGGTTCTGATCAATCCACAAATCGTTAAAGGCGAAGGCAAAACAACTTTTGATGAAGGTTGCTTGTCGATCCCTGGCTATTACGAAACTGTCGAGCGCTATAACTATATCGAAATGAAAGCCTACGATGTGAACGGCAAAGAGTTTATCGTGAAGACCGACGGTCTTCTTGCGATTTGCATGCAGCACGAATTGGATCATCTCGAAGGCACATTGTTCATCGATCACTTGAGTTTCGTTAAAGGCAACAAAATCAAAAATCAGATCAAAAAGTACGGCTACCCTGTGAAAGAAAAGGCGGAGGAAGCTGGAGACTCATCAGATAGAGAAAAGTTGGAAGTGTGA